A DNA window from Argopecten irradians isolate NY chromosome 10, Ai_NY, whole genome shotgun sequence contains the following coding sequences:
- the LOC138333946 gene encoding alpha- and gamma-adaptin-binding protein p34-like translates to MSSYALFTSCCSEVQSDDLIRQILNVESLPEADALIENIVGYDWHIDTKYYTADIKLCCTSRRTIGDEDFAANVHAFIVYFNAEESKTFEMAKSWLPYLKQIEPAVQILVCQSCSENTSVKKLTAQEWCIDNNFELVELSPLEESDSDDDFQETTGIKRIIQALHAYTWPDLVMKESPNFRSSYMTELMKEESSKKSQDSEKPLDRDAEETVDSDRLSNTEMNGEAEAGSVMTNGTSDRCSGDTPATTVGKSKKTPNNVIDSMLPMEDLALFEAVGADDPGGESFEKLFSNFRLMKEKAESLPPEERRKYAEQVATQFFHAIGGEDSDEET, encoded by the exons aaatattgaATGTGGAGAGTTTACCGGAAGCAGACGCACTGATTGAAAACATTGTTGGATATGATTGGCATATAGACACCAAATACTACACTGCTGATATCAAGTTGTGCTGTACGTCCAGGAGAACTATCGGCGATGAAGACTTTGCGGCGAATGTTCATGCTTTTATTGTCTACTTCAACGCAGAAGAG AGTAAGACCTTTGAGATGGCCAAGTCCTGGCTCCCCTACCTAAAGCAGATAGAGCCTGCTGTACAGATCCTTGTCTGCCAGTCGTGTTCAGAAAATACCT CTGTTAAAAAGCTGACTGCACAGGAATGGTGCATTGATAACAATTTTGAGCTGGTGGAGTTGTCCCCCCTGGAGGAAAGTGACAGCGATG ATGACTTCCAAGAAACGACAGGAATTAAACGGATTATTCAGGCACTACATGCCTATACATGGCCTGATCTTGTAATGAAAG AAAGCCCAAATTTCCGTAGTTCCTACATGACAGAGTTAATGAAAGAAGAATCTTCAAAAAAGTCACAAGACTCGGAGAAGCCGCTGGACCGGGATGCTGAAGAGACGGTAGATAGTGATAGACTGAGTAATACAGAAATGAATGGAGAGGCGGAGGCTGGAAGTGTAATGACCAACGGGACCTCTGATAGGTGTAGTGGTGATACTCCGGCTACTACTGTAGGCAAATCAAAGAAAACTCCAAATAATGTCATAG ATTCCATGTTACCAATGGAGGACCTAGCTCTCTTTGAAGCTGTTGGAGCTGACGACCCCGGCGGAGAATCATTCGAGaaattgttctcaaatttccgTCTGATGAAAG aaaaggCAGAGTCGTTACCACCAGAGGAAAGAAGGAAATATGCTGAACAG GTTGCTACACAGTTCTTCCATGCAATAGGAGGGGAAGACAGCGATGAAGAAACATGA